The genomic region ttacggttcaaaagttattaacataaacataagtgcaactttgaacagctggtggcgctagagggattgagttagagactccaaatttgctatggacatagctcagactgtcctctaactgtgtgccaaatttcataactttcccgcaagcggttctatgggttgccatagacttcaagagcggaagaagaagaagaataataataaatatagctgcaagcagcaattatggggccaagcacaaaaacggcacaagaaacCAGCCAACacggctgggagcatcagaccaactgcaacagtgaacAATTAAAGAcgtattaagatcattttaggcataagagctgaaaaattatcaaaaatgaggatttactggttcataactttcgaccaataggtggcgctgtgtccaaattgttgtggtatggtcagagtgaggtgacaatgacacttccaaagtttggtgtcaatatgtcaaagcactgaagagatacagcttcaagagtcatttttgaatcatgcctcaaattctttgctctggtatacaaaaacggtttgacatatggacttgaaatccataactttttgtcggcatggtctgaagatgacacggttcaattttggtgaaaatcggagcaacggtctaggaggagttcgaaaaagtaggtttttaaagaaaaacaatatggcggacaggacgtttagctgactatggcaaatttgatatccaTGTTCTCAGCATAacccaaggaatctacagagaccagtttcattacaattggttaatatagacaaaagttattagcatttttgtaaattttgttataacttttgaccacgaggtggcgctggtccgaaacttctcaggctccttcagggcattgtcctgatgacccataccaaatttatgaattttggtcaaactcATCAGAAGTTATGagcaaaataacaatttttcatatctccactccagtaggtggcgctgcaccgaaacactgtataatgcctcaggtcatgcttgtgatgacatgtaccaagtttggtctaaatatgtcaaagcattgtagagatacagcttcaagggtaatttttgcatcacatctcaaattctttgctccggtatacgaaaacggtttgacttatcgacttgaaatccataactttttgtcggcatggtctgaagatgacacggttcaattttggtgaaaattggagcaacggtctaggaggagttcgaaaaagtaggtttttgaagaaaaacaatatggcggacaggaagtttagCTGACTATAGCAAAtgtgatatctatgttctcagcatgacccaaggaatctactgagaccagtttcattacaattggtgaatacagtcaaaagttattagcatttttgtaaattttattataacttttgaccacaaggtggcgctgtgccgaaacttctcaggctccttcagggcattgtgctgatgacccataccaagttttgtaaagatacgttaatgcgttcgtaaaatacagcattttagcacaaaattcaaaatggccgacggccaaaatggccgacggccaaaatggccgaattgggaaaattggatatcattcgactcggcatgattccccgaatccaacgagaccaaatttatgatttttggacaaacccatcagaagttataagcaaaaatacccatttttcatatctccgcaccagtaggtggcgctgcgccgaaacactgcatggtacctcaggtcatgcttgtgatgacatgtaccaagtttggtctgaatacgataaagcgttgcggagatacagccttacttctgttttcgcaagcactacgtacaattcgttcgtgagtttttcgaaaacggtttgaggaatcaacttgaattccataactttttgtcagcatggtctgaagatgatctgattcaattttcatgaaaatcggagtaacggcctaggaggagttcgaaaaagtacgtttttcagaaaattcaaaatggcggaaaaattttcatgacggaaaatgacgtcatagggtgcgatcgattcgtcttgacccaaggaatcagaggaaaaaagaattttgtttctagcccttacggttcaaaagttattaacataaacataagtgcaactttggacagctggtggcgctagagggattgagttagagactccaaattggctatggacatagatcagactgtcctctaactgtgtgccaaatttcataactttcccgcaaACGGTTCTATGgtctgccatagacttcaagagcggaagaagaagaagaagaagaagaagaagaagaagaagaagaagaagaagaaaaaaaaaaaaaaaaaaagaacgccaacaataacaataggtgcctccgcaccttcggtgcttggcccctaataataaaaaaaaaaaagaacgccaacaataacaataggtgcctccgcaccttcggtgcttggcccctaaaaatatagctgcaagcagcaattacggggccaagcacaaaaacggcacaagaagccagccaacaccgctgggagcatcagactaactgcaacagtgagcaattaaagacgtattaagatcattttaggcaaaagagctgaaaaatgatcaaaaatgaggatttactgcttcatcactttcgaccaataggtggcgctgtgtccaaattgttgtggtatggtcagagtgaggtgacaatggaacttgcaaagtttggtgtcaatatgtcaaagcactgaagagatacagcttcaagagtcgtttttgcatcatgcctcaaattctttgctctggtatacgaaaacggttggacatatcgacttgaaatccataactttttgtcggcatggtctgaagatgacacggttcaattttggtgaaaatcggagcaaaagtctaggaggagtttgaaaaagtaggtttttaaagaaaaacaatatggcggacaggaagttcagctgaatatggcaaatttgatatctatgttctcagcatgacccaaggaatctactgagaccagtttcattacaatcggttaatatagtcaaaagttattagcatttttgtaaattttgttataacttttgaccacaaggtggcgctggtcctaAACTTGGTatgctccttcagggcattgtgctgatgacccataccaagtttcataaaaatacgctaatgcgttcgtaaaatacagcattttagcacaaaattcaaaatggccgacagtcAAAATGTCCGACATgtgaaaattggatatcattcgactcggcatgattcaCCGAATCCAActagaccaaatttatgatttttggacaaacccatcagaagttataagcaaaaagatacatttttcatatctccacaccactaggtggcactgcgccgaaacgctgcatgttgcctcaggtcatacttgtgatgacatgtaccaagtttggtcagaatacgataaagcgttgcggagatacagccttatgtctattttcgcaagcactacgtacaattcgttcgcgtgtttttcgaaaacggtttgaggaatcaacttgaattccataactttttgtcggcatagtctgaagatgatctggttcaatttttgtgaaaatcggagtaacggcctaggaggagttcgaaaaagtatgtttttttgaaaattcaaaatggcggaaaaattttcatgacggaaaatgacgtcatagggtgcattcgattcgtcttgacccaaggagtcagaggaaaaaagaattttgtttctagcccttacggttcaaaagttattaacataaacataagtgcaactttggacagctggtggcgctagagggattgagttagagactccaaatttgctatggacatagctcagactgtcctctaattgtgtgccaaatttcataactttcccgcaagcggttctatgggctgtcatagacttcaagagcggaagaagaagaagaagaagaagaagaagaagaagaagaagaataataaaatatagctgcaagcagcaattacggggccaagcacaaaaaaggcacaagaagccagccaacatggctgtgagcatcagaccaactgcaacagtgagcaattagaaaaaaaagttattagaattttttcagttttgttataacttttgatcacaaggtggtgctggtccgaaacttctcatgctccttcagggcattgtcctgatgacccatactaaatttatgaattttggtcaaacccatcagaagttataagcaaaaatagccatttttcatatctccactccagtaggtggcgctgtgccgaaacactgtatgatgcctcaggtcatgcttatGAAGACacataccaagtttggtctgaatatgtcaaagcattgtagagatacagcttcaagagtcgtttttgcatcatatctcaaattctttgctccggcatacgaaaacggtttgacttatcgacttgaaatccataactttttgtcggcatggtctgaagatgatacggttcgattttggtgaaaatcggagcaacggtctaggaggagttcgaaaaagtaggtttttaaagaaaaacaatatggcggacaggaagttcagctgactatggcaaactTGATATCTAttttctcagcatgacccacagaatctactgagaccagatTCATTCCAATCGGTTAacatagtcaaaagttattagcatttttgtaaattttgttataacttttgaccacaaggtggcgctggtccgaaacttctcaggctccttcagggcattgtgctgatgacccataccaagtttcgtaacgatacgctaatgcgttcgtaaaatacagcattttagcacaaaattcaaaatggccgacggccaaaatgtccgatatgggaaaattggttAGCATTCGACTCAGCATGATGCCCccaatccaacgagaccaaatttatgatttttggccaaacccatcagaagttataagcaaaaacataaatttttcatatctccgcaccagtaggtggcgctgcgccgaaacgctgcatgttgcctcaggtcatgcttgtgatgacaggtaccaagtttggtctgaatacgataaagcgttgcggagatacagtcttatgtctattttcacaagcactacgtacaatttgttcgcgtgtttttcgaaaacggtttgaggaatcaacttgaattccataactttttgtcggcatggtctgaagatgatctggttcaattttcgtgaaaatcggagtaacggcctaggaggagttcgaaaaagtacgtttttcagaaaattcaaaatggcggaaaaattttcatgacggaaaatgacgtcatatggtgcaatcgattcgtcttgacctaaggaatcagaggaaaaaagaattttgtttctagcacttacggttcaaaagttattagcataaacataagtgcaactttggacagctggtggcgctaaaGGGATTGAgatagagactccaaatttgctatggacatagctcagactgtcctctaactgtgtgccaaatttcataactttcccgcaagcggttctatgggctgtcatagacttcaagagTGGAAGAAGAAacggaagaagaataataataagcgtacggaacgccaacagatacaataggtgcctaagcaccttcggtgcttggcccctaaaaaaaaaaaaaaaagaacgccaacaataacaataggtgcctccgcaccttcggtgcttggcccctaaaaaaaaaaaaaagaacgccaacaataacaataggtgcctccgcaccttcggtgcttggcccaaaaaaaaaaaaagaacgccaacaataacaataggtgcctccgcaccttcggtgcttggcccctaataataataataataataaaatctaaaaaaaaaaaaaaatctcttggtGGGGCGGGGGCTCTCACTGGCACCCCCGAGCTGTTTGCGCCCTAGGCGACCACCTACTTTGCCTAGAAAGTGCCTAGAAACGGCACTGTCTGTGGACATCAAAAATTGAATGGcaaaaaactttttaatgttgaatGAGGAAAAAACAGAGGTTATTGTTTTTACCCACCCAAATAACTCCACAAAAATTTTATTAGATTTGAGTCCCCTGGCATCCCCTTGTTCGAAAACAGTAAGAGATTTAGGCTTTTTAATCGATAACCTAAAAATGAACAAGCAAATTAACTATGTGGTCTAGtcttgtttttgtaatttgtatttgtttgtCAAAAACCAAACCATTTTTATCAAATGCAGATTTTGAAAGAGTAATCCATAACTTTATTCTATCATGGCTGGATTTCTGTAACTCTCTGTATTCTGGCATTGCCGCCACATCTTTGTCTCGATTACAATCAGTACAAAATGCTGCGGCAAGGCTTTTAAGGAAGGTAAAGAAACATTAATCAATTACCTCTGTATTAGCTTCTCTAAATTGGCTCCCGGTCCATCTTAGAATTGGATACAAAATTTTACAGTTTGTGTACAAATCTTTAAACAACCAGGCCCCATCGTATTTGGCAAACCTTTTAATTCCAAATAATCCTTCCAGAACTTTACGCTCAGAGAATCAAAAACTACTTGTAGTGCCTAGAACAAATTGCCTACATGGTGATCGGTGAAAGGTGATCGGGCCTGCGCAGTAATAGGGCAGAGACTGTGGAATGAGCTGCCGCTACCCATCATGTCTGCCGAATTGCTGTCaatgtttaaccctctggagtctgaggctgatttggggccctggagaagttttgacatgccctgacatttgtgcttttttcagttgttcataataGGGCTGTGcgatatggacaaaaaaaacctATCAcgatttcttgatttttttttcgaTTTCGATTTTATTCACGATTTTAACACAAACAGACATGCTTTACAGTTATaaatgcattctgtgtgaattTGAAACATATTTCCAAAGGAAACCAATTAGAGCTTTATCAAAAAGTTAACACGTCTCTAGAACAGACAAATGgcctaaataaataattatatatatatatatatatatatatatatatatatatatatatatatatatatatatatatatatatatatatatatatatatattaacgtGGGtaatcaaaacaacaacaaaacaacccAGACTAAAGTCTCCAAAATAACTACAAATTAGAACAGTGGCAGAATCTAGCtgctttaaatgtttaaaggtTTTCTGCTAAGAAAACAAGCAAGCATGTCCACCATTTCTGGTTTCAAGCATGAACGTTGGCATGTCACCACATTCCCTCCAGTGCTAAACACCCTCTCAGATGGTGAGCTTGTAGCTGGAATGCACAGATATTTTTGAGCAAGCTTGCTCAATCTTGGGAAGTTAATTTGATGTAGTTTCCACCACTGAAGAGGATCTTCCGCACTGTCGATAGAGGGAGTAAGCAGGTAGCTGTTCATCTCAGAGGCAATGGCTTCTTCAAGCTGCAGAGATGCTGGCATGGCTGAGACAGTCTTAAAAAAGCTTCCCAGAGacttctttgttttttttgctgatGAAGGTAGGTCTGTGTCTACATTCTCTCTCCCTGTGGTGGTCTCAGAATTCACTGCATCCTATGCGAACAaacacaacagaaaaatattaaaccATAATTATACATATTGACCTGTGACATTACCAGTCAATTTACCCATACACCAACTCACCTTCTGTGATACTTCTTTCATATCAGACATCACCTTGGCCCTGATGTTTGGAAGTTTGTCTACAGCAATGTAATTTGTCTTGAATCTTGGATCTAGGAATGACGCCATATCCAGCAGTTCTTGGGTATCTTCATCATCATAATTTTTATTAAGGTACTCAACAATTTTGGATTTTATTGTGTTGGTCAGATCAGAATCCTCATCATTCACAGCCAGTATCTTTGTGCTGAACAGATGAAGAACTGGCTTCAGATATGACACGCTGACATAGTCCTCGCCAGACAGGGCATCTGTAAACTCCTGCAGGGGTCTCAGAGCCTTGCTCACAGATTCAAGGACATCTGTGTCCTGCCATTGTGGAACCAGGTGTCTTGTTTTGCGATCAGCTAAAAGGATATGAGACAGAGCCTTCTGTTGTTCCAAAACTCGTTCTATCATTCGTTGCCTTGAGCCCCACCTTGTTGGACACTCTGTTATGAGTGCATGCTTTGGAAGCTGAAGTTCTTCCTGGGCTTCAGTTAATGCCACCTTCTTCTTCCAACTATGAGAAAAATGCCCAACCAACTTTTTGCACAAACCTGAGGCTCTGGAAATGCGAGAGTCATCCTTCACTgcattttctaaaagaaataaataagacaaagtgcatttaaataaaaagcattatcatttaaattaaaaacatcttATACTGTACCAAACCTTTAAATAAGAGAAAACTGTGAAGTTATACACAAAAAGGATTACATTTGAATATACAAAAACCAAATACATTTGAAATTGCTGTTAAAACTAACtttttgttctatttattaCTAATAATGATTACAATACTGATTACATTACTAATGATGATTGcaattcagtgtttcccacagaCCTGCACTCTATTTGTTGCGGCATATATTAGCAAATTAATTCTCTACCAGCGGGAGGCGCTGTTGGGGTGGTAGAGATCGATTTTCCCTGGTaacgctgtaaacaaagcagtgCAAAGCTCTCAAACGCTGACATCCCACATTTTCTGAACGCAGTCGGTTTCCTTCAGAAATATAGTGATATAAAAACACCCGCACCAGGTTTGATTTTGAAACGTGTAGTGCTCATGTTTATTCAATGAAGTCAAAGCCTTTACCAAAATCTATTTGTGGCGGTCAGTTTTGATATTGTGGCAGGCgccacaaataaaacaatatatggGGAAACACTGCAATTATTTAGGGCTGTGTAGAATACAATAGTACCACATACTGTAGTAGTCTGAACATGGATCCTATTTCAATAACTTAATTACAATTTTACAAGCTATTACAATGACtaaagatttctaaaaatataaattttatgtgaataaaattttTCACAAACGAAAACAAGCAGGATAAATTATCAGATGACTACTGATTTTCCATTAATACActaaattttcatattttaaaggaACCTGTATATGTAATGAAACTTACCGATTGCAAGATGCAGTCTATGTCCAAAGCATTGTAATCTTGTCCATTTGTTTAGAGTGACAGCCTTCACAATGTTCGATCCGTTGTCAGTGGTGATTGACACTTGCTGCTCCTCACAAAGTCCCCAGGAAGCCAGAGCATCTCTCAAACCCTGAGACAGATTCTCTCCAGTGTGGTCTTCAGGGAAATATGATGTTTGCAAGCATCggcttttcattttgaaatcgTCATTAATAAAGTGCACCGTTAAACTTAAGTAAGGCTCCGATGTTCTGCTTGACCACATATCTGAAGTAGTTGCGTAGTATTTCACTTGTTTTAACTCTGATTCAACACTGGCCTTGCATTTGGAATACATCTCAGGGATGGCAACTCTTGAAAAATAACTTCGCGATGGCAGCTGATATCTCTTATCAAGGGTCTGTATCATTTTTTTGGAAGCCGTCTTTACTGACGATATTTGCGGGCACCATATCTTTGCATAAATAATACGTGACAGCGTCGGTTATTTCTTTATGCCTTTTTGAACTTCTGTCGTATGGTGTGCAGCTCGCAAATGCCTGCATTATCGATTTTTGTTCCGAATGAGTTTGGGATGTACTTTGGTTCGTGTCCAGGGATTTTTTTGCCATGCACTGGTCATACAACTCTTTGTGGCGCTGCCTCAGGTGTTGAAATAGATTTGTTGTGTTACCCTGTTTTGCCGCAATGACAGATTGACAGGTCTTGCAAATTACCTGGTTCTGTGATAAGTAATCTCTCCTGTATCCAAAGTAATCCCACACCACAGatgttgattttgattttgttgATTTCTTATCCTGTCCTGAACTCATCTTCCCTGTTTCTGTTGAATATCTGTCGTTATGCCCGGTCTTGTCTGTTCTGTTCTCACGCTCAATTTAGGCGCGCTGCATTCTGATTGGTTCGGAGGTTGGGGCCGGGAGCGCGGAAAAAATCGTGCTATGAAGCGATTTAGAAATCGCGCATGCTCAAATCGCGATTTTATTACGATTTCGATTAATCGCACAGCCCtagttcataaacatattaatggaaaaagtgtcattacactgtattcagcacgaaCTTGGCTACCATATtatgtgagcaacatgtatgtacatgtttgttttttttgaaggaataatgtttatgcatggttattgaaaaaaacaaaaaaaaacttaagtcactgaaataaggccaaaaaaaataatattatatatgcgttcacaagacttctgggtattggagattgtagactagagtttttgcttcaaaatgatgtaaaaattatcctgcctactcgtttatataaaacaatatattaatttaaattttgtaagacactttttttgtcaagaaacacagtatgcgtggaggcatgaatcttcatgaataatgctgtgattcacccCTAAAAAGACAAAAGATCCGCATAATGAcctgtaatgacctgcatattaatgagctggatatttgacttacatgatttaaaacctgacatttaaacattttagacAAGTCTCATTattgtgtcattagtattcactaagttacacttcattttctgaaaactatcagattggacttcgttcagagggagacgagagattttgtttttactctgagtgtacacaaataaaagaagatattctatagtttcaattgatatattacttatgtctctatgacaaaaaatgtcgGAGTactttaagtctgttttgctgcaatgtgaaaaaaaatcctgcaaaacgcgccggcgcgtttccCGACTCCAGAGTTAagaatagggctgggcgatatatcgcatgcgattctcacgcgcatttcgtcagtaaagccggttccctgattaccgctaaatcgccatcacctgctttcaaatgaagcgccatttaacagacagagccgtagttcactgataagccacgcaaatatcgcgttcattatcgaaggcgattcatctgcgatatgaacgtgatattgcgtggcttatcagtgaactacggctctgtctgttaaatggcgctccgTTTGAAAGCAGGTTATTAAGCctctgtctatatatatatatatatatatatatatatatatatatatttatacaacagttctgtctggttctcgaatctgatgaTAACAGtactcctaccttttcaccgtttgtatcactccgcttgaagtgaccgtcatggcgaCCGAGCAAAGTAGTATTTTGCTAATACTACTTGTAcgacgaactgtagttttaatagttttttagacGAGAATGTAGtcgtttagacctgaaatatgggactcatatttaataactgcgcctattttacaatttattttgactttttcggagttgcaagctttttttttttttttctttgtttgactgaactgtacaattgtgtatttgttgttcaataaatattttatataaatgtgtccattagtgcgtaatacggattgagtgaaagttacattaatacgccattagattgTAACACTCAGcctatacagggagtgcagaattattaggcaagttgatttttttatcatattttttttccaagtacattttaccaattccaatccacatcaatcataataactactattaatattgtttttaatcatttataagtgatacataattgttcatgaaggctggaaatgaaaaatgccttatattcaggtgtgcagaattattaggcaggttttcttttacaggcaaaatgagccaaaaaagagatttaactcagactgaaaagtcaaaaattattaaatactcatgagaaggacgcaatactaatgcaatactagaaattgcaaagttaaagcatgaccaatggacagcaaaatgctcattgggtcagcggggtcatacaaaaacaggtggaaaagaaaagacgcatgttaactgcaaaagattgaag from Megalobrama amblycephala isolate DHTTF-2021 linkage group LG7, ASM1881202v1, whole genome shotgun sequence harbors:
- the LOC125272381 gene encoding E3 SUMO-protein ligase ZBED1-like isoform X2, which codes for MIQTLDKRYQLPSRSYFSRVAIPEMYSKCKASVESELKQVKYYATTSDMWSSRTSEPYLSLTVHFINDDFKMKSRCLQTSYFPEDHTGENLSQGLRDALASWGLCEEQQVSITTDNGSNIVKAVTLNKWTRLQCFGHRLHLAIENAVKDDSRISRASGLCKKLVGHFSHSWKKKVALTEAQEELQLPKHALITECPTRWGSRQRMIERVLEQQKALSHILLADRKTRHLVPQWQDTDVLESVSKALRPLQEFTDALSGEDYVSVSYLKPVLHLFSTKILAVNDEDSDLTNTIKSKIVEYLNKNYDDEDTQELLDMASFLDPRFKTNYIAVDKLPNIRAKVMSDMKEVSQKDAVNSETTTGRENVDTDLPSSAKKTKKSLGSFFKTVSAMPASLQLEEAIASEMNSYLLTPSIDSAEDPLQWWKLHQINFPRLSKLAQKYLCIPATSSPSERVFSTGGNVVTCQRSCLKPEMVDMLACFLSRKPLNI
- the LOC125272381 gene encoding E3 SUMO-protein ligase ZBED1-like isoform X1 translates to MLLSLVVHTYSLRYWLPAAVMLGTAPAYLLSWSVWRLLSTVLPTRLYHTVDDRVYSLYQSMVLFFFENYTGVEVIIYGDIPKKENVVYLSNHQSTADWIIADMLAIRQNALGHVRYVLKDGLKWLPLYGWYFSQHGGVYVKRSANFDEKAMKKKLSSQTKLGTPMYLVIFPEGTRYNPELKKVIDDSQAFAAKEGLTVLKHILTPRMKASHVAIETMKEHLDAVYDITVAYEGTLTADGQRHPAPTMPENAVKDDSRISRASGLCKKLVGHFSHSWKKKVALTEAQEELQLPKHALITECPTRWGSRQRMIERVLEQQKALSHILLADRKTRHLVPQWQDTDVLESVSKALRPLQEFTDALSGEDYVSVSYLKPVLHLFSTKILAVNDEDSDLTNTIKSKIVEYLNKNYDDEDTQELLDMASFLDPRFKTNYIAVDKLPNIRAKVMSDMKEVSQKDAVNSETTTGRENVDTDLPSSAKKTKKSLGSFFKTVSAMPASLQLEEAIASEMNSYLLTPSIDSAEDPLQWWKLHQINFPRLSKLAQKYLCIPATSSPSERVFSTGGNVVTCQRSCLKPEMVDMLACFLSRKPLNI